The proteins below are encoded in one region of Apteryx mantelli isolate bAptMan1 chromosome 25, bAptMan1.hap1, whole genome shotgun sequence:
- the LOC106490980 gene encoding adenosine receptor A3-like codes for MPNSSLALSSLDGIYIGTESLIALFATLGNILVIWVVKLNPAFRNTTLYFIGSLALADIAVGILVMPLAIVVSLGISIHFYTCLFMCCLIVIFTNASILSLLAIAIDRYLRVKLPTRYKIITTERRIWLALGLCWSASLLAGLVPMFGWNKGAHRNPDLLNCRFVSVMRMDYMVYFGFFTWTLVPLTIMCALYAEIFYIIRTKLSQGTTNGKVAGTFYGQEFKTAKSLALVLFLFAICWLPLCIINCVSYFYPKRQIPPYLMYLGILLSHANSAMNPIVYACKIKKFKNTYLLILKTYMLCKKPDPVVLTEQTTD; via the exons ATGCCCAACAGCAGCCTGGCGCTGAGCAGCCTGGATGGGATCTACATCGGTACCGAGTCCTTGATTGCTTTGTTTGCCACTTTGGGCAACATCCTGGTGATCTGGGTGGTGAAGCTGAACCCAGCTTTTCGGAATACCACTCTGTACTTCATCGGTTCCCTGGCCCTGGCTGACATCGCGGTCGGCATCCTCGTCATGCCCCTGGCCATCGTGGTGAGCCTGGGGATCAGCATCCACTTCTACACCTGCCTGTTCATGTGCTGCCTAATAGTGATTTTTACCAACGCGTCCATCCTGTCTCTCCTGGCCATCGCGATCGACAGGTACCTGAGAGTGAAGCTGCCCACCAG ATATAAAATAATCACtacagagagaagaatttggttgGCACTGGGTTTGTGCTGGTCTGCGTCTCTGCTGGCAGGATTAGTCCCCATGTTTGGATGGAACAAGGGAGCACACAGAAACCCGGACCTGCTCAACTGTCGGTTTGTCTCTGTGATGAGGATGGATTACATGGTATATTTTGGCTTCTTCACATGGACCCTTGTCCCTCTGACCATCATGTGTGCTCTGTATGCTGAAATCTTTTATATCATTCGGACAAAGCTTAGTCAAGGTACAACCAACGGGAAAGTGGCAGGAACATTTTATGGGCAGGAGTTCAAGACAGCCAAATCTCTAGCCCTTGTTCTCTTCCTGTTTGCAATATGCTGGTTGCCTCTATGCATTATAAACTGCGTTTCCTACTTTTACCCCAAACGGCAGATCCCCCCATATCTGATGTACTTGGGAATCCTGTTGTCCCATGCCAATTCTGCCATGAACCCCATTGTCTATGCTTGCAAGATAAAGAAGTTCAAAAACACGTACCTTTTAATTTTAAAGACTTATATGCTGTGCAAAAAACCAGATCCAGTTGTTCTTACAGAGCAAACTACAGACTAA
- the LOC106490965 gene encoding adenosine receptor A3-like, which yields MSVDSLDVIYILMESVIGLFAVVGNVLVIWAVKLNPALQNSTSLYIVSLALTDIAVGALVVPLAIMVSLGVVVHFYSCLFMCCLMMIFPHASVLSLLAIAVDRYLRVKLPVRYRAVITKGRICAILGLCWLVSVLVGLVPMFGWNQQAGSSSHVECRFMAVMRMDYTVYFSFFAWILLPLIIMCALYTEVFCILWTKLSPISTSPPGGGTAYGKEYKMAKYLALVLFLFAVSWLPLGVLNCVSFFCPTCPIPGSLMYLGILLSHANSAMNPIIYAFRIKKFKETYAFILRTYILLQKSELAVSSAEHTELQLRASMV from the exons ATGTCTGTGGACAGCCTGGATGTGATCTATATCTTGATGGAGTCTGTTATTGGGCTATTTGCAGTGGTGGGCAACGTCTTGGTCATCTGGGCAGTGAAGCTGAACCCGGCTCTTCAGAACAGCACCTCCCTTTACATCGTTTCCCTGGCGCTCACCGACATCGCTGTGGGGGCCCTCGTCGTGCCTCTGGCCATCATGGTGAGCCTGGGTGTTGTCGTCCACTTTTACTCCTGCCTCTTCATGTGCTGCCTGATGATGATCTTCCCTCATGCCTCAGTCCTGTCCCTCCTGGCCATCGCGGTCGACAGGTACCTGAGAGTGAAGCTGCCCGTGAG ATACCGGGCAGTCATCACAAAGGGGAGAATTTGTGCAATTCTGGGGCTCTGCTGGCTCGTGTCTGTGCTGGTGGGACTGGTCCCTATGTTCGGCTGGAAccagcaggcaggcagctccagccACGTCGAGTGTCGCTTTATGGCTGTGATGAGAATGGATTACACAGTGTACTTCAGCTTCTTCGCCTGGATCCTCCTTCCCTTGATCATCATGTGTGCCCTGTACACCGAGGTTTTCTGCATCCTGTGGACAAAGCTAAGCCCAATCTCAACAAGTCCTCCGGGTGGAGGAACAGCTTATGGGAAGGAATACAAAATGGCCAAATACCTGGCCCTTGTCCTCTTCTTGTTTGCTGTGTCCTGGCTGCCTCTGGGCGTTCTCAACTGCGTTTCCTTCTTCTGCCCCACCTGCCCCATCCCGGGGTCCCTGATGTACCTGGGCATCCTGCTGTCCCACGCCAACTCCGCCATGAACCCCATCATCTACGCTTTCAGGATAAAGAAGTTCAAAGAAACATACGCTTTTATTCTGAGGACTTACATCCTGCTCCAGAAATCGGAGTTGGCCGTTTCTAGTGCAGAGCACACAGAATTGCAGTTGCGGGCGAGCATGGTCTGA